One Orrella dioscoreae genomic window carries:
- a CDS encoding LysR substrate-binding domain-containing protein, which produces MFLRKLTPSMPQLLAFEAAARHGNFTAAARELHLTQSAVSRHIQELESSLQADLFERAGRRVTLTPEGLRYAREIAGALARIRSASMEVYEARARAGALQLAVVPIFGSKWLMPRLGAFHARHPDVLVNVHSRIGEIDAALSGMDAYIAIGDGHWPQWVSHHLLDAPAVVIASPALLRRLPVEKPADLIRHPLLQITGHVPGWRECLLANGLDPRQVTMGSRFEYTAHLIQAVVGGMGLGLVANMFVQEELRAGSLVIPGIAGFTPPVKRYYLLYPPDRAELPTLQTFKTWLLEAAADASIRPLDLQAPKLRT; this is translated from the coding sequence ATGTTCCTGCGCAAGCTCACCCCGTCCATGCCCCAGCTGCTGGCCTTCGAGGCCGCGGCGCGCCATGGCAATTTCACGGCCGCCGCCCGCGAACTGCACCTGACGCAGAGCGCGGTCAGCCGCCACATCCAGGAGCTGGAATCCTCGCTGCAGGCCGACCTGTTCGAGCGTGCCGGCAGGCGCGTGACGCTGACGCCCGAGGGGCTGCGCTATGCCCGCGAGATCGCCGGCGCCCTGGCGCGCATCCGCAGCGCCAGCATGGAGGTCTACGAGGCCCGGGCCCGCGCCGGCGCGCTGCAGCTGGCCGTCGTGCCCATCTTCGGCTCGAAGTGGCTGATGCCGCGCCTGGGGGCGTTCCACGCCCGGCACCCGGACGTGCTGGTCAACGTGCATTCACGCATCGGCGAGATCGACGCCGCGCTGTCCGGCATGGACGCCTATATTGCAATCGGGGATGGCCATTGGCCACAATGGGTCTCGCACCACCTGCTGGACGCCCCGGCCGTGGTCATCGCCAGCCCGGCGCTGCTGCGCAGGCTGCCCGTGGAAAAACCCGCCGACCTGATCCGGCACCCCTTGTTGCAGATCACCGGGCACGTCCCCGGCTGGCGCGAATGCCTGCTGGCCAACGGCCTGGACCCGCGGCAGGTCACCATGGGCTCGCGCTTCGAGTACACGGCCCACCTCATCCAGGCCGTGGTGGGCGGGATGGGCCTGGGGCTGGTCGCCAATATGTTTGTCCAGGAAGAACTTCGGGCGGGCAGCCTTGTCATTCCAGGCATCGCCGGCTTCACGCCGCCCGTGAAGCGCTATTACCTGCTTTACCCGCCCGATCGGGCCGAGCTGCCCACCCTGCAGACCTTCAAGACGTGGCTGCTGGAAGCGGCGGCGGATGCGTCGATCCGGCCCCTTGACTTGCAAGCCCCGAAACTCCGCACTTAA
- a CDS encoding class II aldolase/adducin family protein encodes MSFSAQIVTPSRTPSVREQVSPEEWQARVDLAALYRLVALFNWDDLIFTHVTAKVPGTEHFLINPYGMTFDEITASSLVKIDLQGNKVMASDYDINPAGFTIHSCIHAARADAMCVLHTHSINGAAVAAQRDGLLPISQFAYIVLGQLSYHGYEGFALNPEEQPRLVRDLGENNYMILRNHGLLTVGASMADAFQAMHRLEAACMVQVRAQSGGAELLEIPQEILDGARRESKADRAAKAALAWPALLRRLDRRNPGYDA; translated from the coding sequence ATGAGTTTTTCCGCACAGATCGTCACGCCGTCTCGTACGCCCTCCGTCCGCGAACAGGTCAGCCCGGAGGAATGGCAGGCCCGCGTCGACCTGGCGGCGCTCTATCGCCTGGTTGCGCTGTTCAACTGGGACGACCTGATCTTCACCCATGTCACCGCCAAGGTGCCGGGCACCGAACACTTCCTGATCAACCCCTACGGCATGACCTTCGACGAGATCACCGCCTCGAGCCTGGTGAAGATCGACCTGCAGGGCAACAAGGTGATGGCGTCGGACTACGACATCAACCCTGCCGGCTTCACCATCCACAGCTGTATCCATGCCGCGCGCGCCGACGCCATGTGCGTGCTGCATACGCACTCCATCAACGGCGCGGCGGTGGCGGCCCAGCGCGACGGCCTGCTGCCGATCTCGCAGTTCGCCTACATCGTGCTGGGCCAGCTGTCGTACCACGGCTACGAAGGCTTCGCGCTGAATCCGGAAGAGCAGCCGCGCCTGGTGCGCGACCTGGGCGAGAACAATTACATGATCCTGCGCAACCATGGCCTCCTGACCGTGGGTGCCAGCATGGCCGACGCCTTCCAGGCCATGCACCGGCTGGAGGCCGCCTGCATGGTGCAGGTGCGCGCGCAGTCGGGCGGCGCCGAGTTGCTGGAGATTCCCCAGGAGATCCTGGACGGCGCCCGCCGCGAATCGAAGGCGGACCGTGCCGCCAAGGCTGCCTTGGCCTGGCCCGCGCTGCTGCGCCGGCTGGACCGCCGCAATCCGGGCTACGACGCCTGA
- a CDS encoding GDYXXLXY domain-containing protein: MTDTASPADPSDVFPGVADWRRPVARLALGLAVALLGSALVCAVAANWPAMPVWARLAGAQAIVVLCGLIALALGRRDGAGQPRPALVAALVLGGIALGALLALIGQTYQTGADTWQLFAWWAVLLVPWGLAGGAAPWMLCLLVGNVALMFGLAELTPLAWMTVFDTPLGGMVAGACNLIALAIWEIMLMRGATRAKWGVRVLAALTLASLGFSVMISPMKLDLLHVVFVWLLISLSFWFYRVRNDRVVLAMVAAAFMTVSLRWAGDWLFDGIDGLIALPVMAGLILTEAWLVARLLQAGHGKTPARTDAAQPPAVAADGSPPWYVQVLLAGAAWLAALMLLVTTAFLRGIDEPSDLLWPGIVLALAGAGVLRLKRLPVFPRQMAIALSLTGLGMAAVAVLEDAASDARVWAVCFGFAAILYALAAERVLRLLTGIGMGVAVIGGSLAVHQQSDLLLRILFSPAGDVFQTSLMPTAILAWGAALAFLAAATGPAARQRWTPLAWAWALVAQAGVWLAGGVPLTGWPALWSLYTPAALALAATVLLPVFCMAWASAPGLPGHAPGASRAGPGWRLGACVGVLGLSLLWMPSPGVAFALAWLLLGQALRRPLLTGLGVLGGLGYLLRYYYQLQVPLLDKSLWLALAGGLAWVLYVAAAWGARAARRRAEPDAPARQAAAPRGPAWRLAVITLGLAAALGVANTSVWRNERILAQGQVLRLALAPVDPRSLMQGDYMALNFEVADQLRQLRPPGAPADAPVVEVPADGYLVLRHDEQGVARLQRVQGEPRPRAQDEIALRYRKRAGQVHIVTNAYFFAEGQAERYEAARFGEFRVNDGGTGLLLRLLDAEGQPL; encoded by the coding sequence ATGACCGATACCGCCTCGCCCGCCGACCCCTCTGACGTCTTCCCGGGCGTGGCGGACTGGCGCCGCCCCGTGGCCCGGCTCGCGCTCGGCCTGGCCGTGGCGCTGCTGGGCAGCGCCCTGGTGTGCGCGGTGGCGGCCAACTGGCCCGCCATGCCCGTGTGGGCGCGTCTCGCCGGCGCCCAGGCCATTGTCGTGCTGTGCGGGCTGATTGCCCTGGCGCTGGGCCGCCGCGACGGCGCGGGCCAGCCCCGGCCCGCCCTGGTCGCCGCGCTGGTGCTGGGCGGCATCGCGCTGGGCGCCTTGCTGGCGCTCATCGGGCAAACCTACCAGACCGGCGCCGACACCTGGCAGCTCTTTGCCTGGTGGGCGGTGCTGCTGGTGCCCTGGGGCCTGGCAGGCGGGGCGGCGCCGTGGATGCTGTGCCTGCTGGTGGGCAATGTCGCGCTGATGTTCGGGCTGGCCGAACTGACGCCGCTCGCGTGGATGACCGTTTTCGACACGCCCCTGGGGGGCATGGTGGCGGGGGCCTGCAACCTGATCGCGCTGGCCATCTGGGAAATCATGCTGATGCGCGGCGCCACGCGCGCCAAATGGGGCGTGCGCGTGCTGGCGGCGCTCACCCTGGCCTCGCTGGGCTTCAGCGTGATGATCAGCCCCATGAAGCTCGATTTGCTGCACGTCGTCTTCGTGTGGCTGCTGATCAGCCTGTCATTCTGGTTCTACCGTGTCCGCAACGACCGGGTGGTGCTGGCGATGGTGGCCGCCGCCTTCATGACGGTGTCGCTGCGCTGGGCGGGCGACTGGCTGTTCGACGGCATCGACGGCTTGATCGCCCTGCCCGTCATGGCGGGACTGATCCTGACCGAAGCGTGGCTGGTGGCGCGGTTGCTGCAGGCCGGGCACGGCAAGACGCCGGCCCGGACGGACGCGGCCCAGCCGCCCGCGGTCGCGGCGGATGGCAGTCCACCCTGGTATGTGCAGGTGCTGCTGGCGGGCGCGGCGTGGCTGGCAGCCTTGATGCTGCTGGTCACGACGGCATTCCTGCGCGGGATCGACGAACCTTCGGACCTGCTGTGGCCTGGCATCGTGCTGGCCTTGGCGGGCGCGGGGGTGCTGCGGCTGAAGCGCTTGCCGGTCTTCCCGCGCCAGATGGCGATCGCCCTCAGTTTGACAGGCCTGGGCATGGCCGCCGTGGCGGTGCTGGAGGACGCGGCGTCCGATGCGCGGGTGTGGGCGGTGTGCTTCGGCTTCGCCGCGATCCTCTATGCGCTGGCCGCGGAGCGGGTCCTGCGCCTGCTCACGGGCATCGGGATGGGCGTCGCGGTCATCGGGGGCTCGCTGGCCGTGCACCAGCAGTCGGACCTCCTGCTGCGGATCCTGTTTTCGCCCGCGGGGGATGTCTTCCAGACCTCGCTGATGCCGACCGCGATCCTGGCCTGGGGCGCGGCGCTGGCGTTCCTTGCCGCAGCCACGGGGCCGGCTGCCAGGCAGCGCTGGACGCCATTGGCCTGGGCCTGGGCCCTGGTGGCGCAGGCGGGTGTCTGGTTGGCCGGCGGCGTGCCGCTGACGGGCTGGCCCGCGCTGTGGTCGCTGTATACGCCGGCAGCCCTGGCACTGGCCGCGACGGTGTTGCTGCCCGTGTTCTGCATGGCCTGGGCCAGTGCGCCCGGGCTGCCGGGCCATGCGCCTGGCGCATCGCGCGCCGGGCCCGGTTGGCGCCTGGGCGCCTGCGTGGGCGTGCTGGGCTTGTCGCTGCTGTGGATGCCGTCGCCGGGCGTGGCGTTCGCGCTGGCGTGGTTGCTGCTGGGCCAGGCGTTGCGGCGACCCTTGCTGACGGGGCTGGGCGTGCTGGGCGGCCTGGGGTACCTGTTGCGCTATTACTACCAGCTGCAGGTGCCCTTGCTGGACAAGAGCCTGTGGCTGGCGCTGGCCGGCGGGCTGGCATGGGTTCTCTACGTCGCGGCAGCCTGGGGGGCGCGCGCGGCCCGGCGTCGCGCCGAGCCGGACGCGCCCGCCAGGCAGGCGGCCGCGCCGCGAGGCCCGGCCTGGCGCCTGGCCGTCATCACCCTGGGCCTGGCCGCCGCGCTGGGCGTGGCCAACACCAGTGTCTGGCGCAACGAGCGCATCCTGGCGCAAGGCCAGGTGCTGCGCCTGGCCCTGGCGCCGGTGGACCCGCGCAGCCTGATGCAGGGCGACTACATGGCCTTGAACTTCGAGGTGGCCGATCAGCTGCGGCAACTGCGTCCGCCCGGCGCGCCGGCGGACGCGCCGGTGGTCGAGGTGCCGGCCGACGGCTACCTGGTGCTGCGGCACGACGAGCAGGGCGTGGCGCGCCTGCAGCGCGTGCAGGGCGAGCCACGGCCGCGCGCGCAGGACGAGATCGCGCTGCGTTACCGCAAGCGCGCGGGGCAGGTGCACATCGTGACCAATGCCTATTTCTTCGCCGAAGGCCAGGCGGAACGCTACGAGGCCGCGCGCTTCGGTGAGTTCCGCGTCAACGACGGCGGCACCGGCCTCTTGTTGCGGCTGCTGGATGCCGAGGGCCAGCCGCTGTAA
- a CDS encoding DNA topoisomerase III — translation MTKTLIIAEKPSVALDISRALGGFAREGDYFESDRYVLASSIGHLLGLVAPNDPVKGKWSFTHLPVIPPEFELGPADKRSAERLKLLVRLIKRKDVDSLINACDAGREGELIFRYIAQYAGTKKPVQRLWLQSMTQQAIRDAFQNLRDDEALQPLEAAARSRAEADWLVGINGTRAMTAFNSKDGGFFKTPVGRVQTPTLAIVAEREERIRRFVSRDYWEVRASFVAAGGLYEGRWYDPDFKKDERDPEKRDSRLWSQAAAQSVVAACREQPGTVTEESKPSTQMSPGLFDLTSLQREANGRFGFSAKTTLSLAQSLYERHKALTYPRTDSRYLPEDYLSTVQETMQALAQGESSAVSGLRTHAARVVQQGWVKPNRRIFDNKKVSDHFAIIPTLQVPRELSEAEAKLYDLVVKRFLAVFFPPAEFRVTTRDTLVNGHHFKTEGKVLVSPGWLAIYGREAQGDDANLVPVAEGETVRTEDVESVPLQTKPPARYSEATLLSAMEGAGKLVEDEELREAMSERGLGTPATRAAIIEGLLNEGYLRREGRELIPSAKARQLMTLLSGLDVAELTSPELTGEWEHKLKQIEQRQLDRAAFMREIAQMTQVIVKRAKEYDRDTVPGDYATLTTPCPKCGGVVKENYRRFACTQCDFSIGKHPGGRTFELPEVEELLAKREIGPLQGFISKMGRPFAAILKLDGEQKLAFDFGQNDEENNEPVDFSQLTPLGPCPKCGSRVFEHGMSFICEKSVGPQRNCDFRSGKVILQQEISQAQMEKLLGPDGKTDLLDGFVSSRTNRKFKAFLTRQKDGKIGFEFEPRPEKPGRKTATKTAAKTAAGEAAPAKKAPARKAAAKKAPAKKAAAKKATKTASKTATKTAAKKAVKKAAAKTAGAPAPDTPAWDD, via the coding sequence ATGACTAAAACGCTGATTATTGCCGAGAAGCCCTCCGTCGCACTGGACATCTCCCGTGCCCTGGGCGGCTTCGCGCGCGAGGGAGACTACTTCGAGAGCGACCGCTACGTGCTGGCCTCCAGCATCGGGCACCTGCTCGGGCTGGTCGCGCCGAACGACCCGGTCAAGGGCAAGTGGAGCTTCACCCACCTGCCGGTCATCCCGCCCGAGTTCGAACTCGGGCCGGCGGACAAGCGCTCGGCCGAAAGGCTGAAGCTGCTGGTGCGGCTCATCAAGCGCAAGGATGTCGACAGCCTCATCAACGCCTGCGACGCGGGACGTGAAGGCGAACTGATCTTCCGCTATATCGCGCAATACGCCGGCACCAAGAAGCCCGTCCAGCGCCTATGGCTGCAGTCCATGACGCAGCAGGCCATCCGCGACGCCTTCCAGAACCTGCGTGACGACGAAGCCCTGCAACCGCTGGAAGCCGCCGCGCGCTCGCGCGCCGAGGCGGACTGGCTGGTGGGCATCAACGGCACGCGCGCCATGACCGCCTTCAACAGCAAGGACGGCGGCTTCTTCAAGACGCCGGTGGGCCGCGTGCAGACGCCCACGCTGGCCATCGTGGCCGAGCGCGAGGAACGCATCCGCCGCTTCGTGTCGCGCGACTACTGGGAAGTGCGCGCCAGCTTCGTGGCGGCGGGCGGCCTCTATGAAGGCCGCTGGTACGACCCCGACTTCAAGAAGGACGAACGCGATCCCGAGAAGCGCGATTCGCGCCTCTGGTCGCAGGCCGCCGCCCAGAGCGTGGTGGCCGCCTGTCGCGAACAGCCGGGCACCGTCACCGAGGAATCCAAGCCTTCGACGCAGATGTCGCCCGGGCTCTTCGACCTGACCTCGCTGCAGCGCGAGGCCAACGGGCGTTTCGGCTTCTCCGCCAAGACCACCCTGTCGCTGGCCCAGTCGTTGTACGAACGCCACAAGGCGCTGACCTATCCGCGTACCGACTCGCGCTACCTGCCCGAGGACTACCTCAGCACCGTGCAGGAAACCATGCAGGCGCTGGCCCAGGGTGAATCGTCCGCCGTCTCGGGCCTGCGCACGCATGCGGCCCGGGTAGTGCAGCAAGGCTGGGTCAAGCCCAACCGCCGCATCTTCGACAACAAGAAGGTCTCGGATCACTTTGCCATCATCCCGACGCTGCAGGTGCCGCGCGAGCTGAGCGAGGCCGAGGCCAAGCTCTATGACCTGGTGGTCAAGCGCTTCCTGGCCGTCTTCTTCCCGCCCGCCGAGTTCCGCGTCACCACGCGCGACACGCTGGTCAACGGCCATCACTTCAAGACCGAAGGCAAGGTGCTGGTGTCGCCGGGCTGGCTCGCCATCTATGGCCGCGAAGCCCAGGGCGACGATGCCAACCTGGTCCCGGTGGCCGAAGGCGAGACCGTGCGCACGGAGGACGTCGAGTCCGTGCCGCTGCAGACCAAGCCGCCAGCGCGCTATTCCGAAGCCACGCTGCTGTCCGCCATGGAAGGCGCGGGCAAGCTGGTGGAAGACGAAGAGCTGCGCGAGGCCATGTCCGAGCGCGGCCTGGGCACGCCTGCCACGCGCGCGGCCATCATCGAAGGCCTGCTGAACGAAGGCTACCTGCGCCGCGAAGGCCGCGAGCTGATCCCCTCGGCCAAGGCCCGCCAGCTGATGACGCTGCTGTCCGGCCTGGACGTGGCCGAACTCACCTCGCCCGAACTGACGGGCGAGTGGGAGCACAAGCTCAAGCAGATCGAACAGCGCCAGCTGGACCGTGCCGCGTTCATGCGCGAGATCGCGCAGATGACGCAGGTCATCGTGAAGCGCGCCAAGGAATACGACCGCGACACCGTGCCGGGCGACTACGCGACCCTGACCACGCCCTGCCCCAAGTGCGGCGGCGTGGTGAAGGAAAACTACCGCCGCTTCGCCTGCACGCAGTGCGACTTCTCCATCGGCAAGCACCCGGGCGGCCGCACCTTCGAACTGCCCGAGGTCGAGGAGCTGCTGGCCAAGCGCGAGATCGGTCCGCTGCAGGGCTTCATCAGCAAGATGGGCCGCCCCTTCGCCGCCATCCTGAAGCTGGACGGCGAGCAGAAACTCGCCTTCGACTTCGGCCAGAACGACGAAGAGAACAACGAGCCGGTCGACTTCTCGCAACTCACACCGCTGGGGCCCTGCCCCAAGTGCGGCAGCCGGGTGTTCGAGCACGGCATGAGCTTCATCTGCGAGAAATCCGTCGGCCCGCAACGCAACTGCGACTTCCGTTCCGGCAAGGTCATCCTGCAGCAGGAGATCTCGCAGGCACAGATGGAAAAGCTGCTGGGCCCGGACGGCAAGACCGACCTGCTCGACGGCTTCGTCTCCAGCCGCACCAACCGCAAGTTCAAGGCCTTCCTGACGCGCCAGAAGGACGGCAAGATCGGCTTCGAGTTCGAGCCGCGTCCGGAAAAGCCCGGCCGCAAGACGGCCACGAAGACCGCGGCCAAGACGGCGGCGGGCGAAGCGGCACCGGCCAAGAAGGCCCCCGCCAGGAAGGCCGCCGCGAAGAAAGCGCCGGCCAAGAAAGCGGCGGCGAAGAAGGCCACCAAGACCGCAAGCAAGACCGCCACCAAGACAGCGGCCAAGAAGGCGGTGAAGAAAGCCGCCGCCAAGACCGCCGGCGCCCCCGCGCCGGACACGCCGGCCTGGGACGACTGA
- the pdxR gene encoding MocR-like pyridoxine biosynthesis transcription factor PdxR, translated as MIEHYFHLDFRHERGLQEQLRESLVHAILHGIFPPDEPLPSCRQLSQQLAVSRNTVALVYESLLDKGYLQSRPRSGYYLHPDYRRGAAPEPAREAAMPRPGAHAGGHEPSWSKRLQRQPSLRQGVLRPSNWRQYDYPFVYGQADPGTFPLQAWRRASRELLRAGRDTTWLGDAMDQDDPELIEQLRTRVLPKRGIRAAPGEILVTLGSQNALSLLAMLLMGPGVRVGIESPGFRDAWNIFGMQEADVSLHGVDEEGIVIDERLARCDYVYAMPSHQVPTGVTMSAARRTRLWSQVHRHDQVLIEDDYDADLDLSNHPPPALKADDAHGRVIYLSSLSKCLAPGLRLGYLVADEELVRELRALRRLMYRHPPLNNQRMLAIFLAQGDYDAHLRRFRDAQARKRDVLGRAIDRHLGACGYADGAGAAAFWLNAPAGVNTQKLAWAASRRSVMIEPGFRHFFEDAPQDQHFRLGFQAIAEDRIEPGVSLLAEVMERI; from the coding sequence ATGATCGAGCACTACTTCCATCTCGACTTCAGGCATGAGCGCGGCCTGCAGGAGCAGTTGCGCGAGTCGTTGGTGCACGCCATCCTGCATGGCATCTTCCCGCCCGACGAGCCTTTGCCGTCGTGCCGCCAGCTGTCGCAGCAACTGGCCGTCTCACGCAATACGGTGGCATTGGTCTATGAAAGCCTGCTGGACAAGGGCTATCTGCAGAGCCGGCCCCGCAGCGGCTATTACCTGCACCCGGATTACCGGCGCGGCGCGGCGCCCGAGCCAGCGCGCGAGGCGGCGATGCCCCGACCTGGGGCGCACGCGGGCGGCCATGAACCAAGCTGGAGCAAGCGCCTGCAACGCCAGCCCAGCCTGCGCCAGGGCGTCCTGCGGCCCAGCAACTGGCGCCAGTATGACTATCCTTTCGTCTATGGCCAGGCCGACCCGGGCACCTTTCCCCTGCAGGCCTGGCGCCGCGCCTCGCGCGAACTGCTGCGCGCCGGGCGCGACACCACGTGGCTGGGCGACGCCATGGACCAGGACGATCCGGAACTGATCGAGCAGCTGCGCACGCGCGTGCTGCCCAAGCGCGGCATCCGCGCGGCGCCGGGCGAAATCCTGGTGACGCTGGGCTCACAGAACGCCCTGTCCCTGTTGGCCATGCTGCTCATGGGACCGGGCGTGCGCGTGGGCATCGAAAGCCCGGGCTTTCGCGATGCCTGGAACATCTTCGGCATGCAGGAGGCGGACGTCTCCTTGCATGGCGTGGACGAAGAGGGCATCGTCATCGACGAGCGCCTGGCCCGCTGCGACTACGTCTATGCGATGCCCAGCCACCAGGTCCCCACCGGCGTGACGATGAGCGCCGCCCGGCGCACGCGGTTGTGGAGCCAGGTGCACCGCCATGACCAGGTGCTGATCGAGGATGACTACGATGCCGACCTCGACCTGTCCAACCATCCGCCGCCGGCCCTGAAGGCCGATGATGCGCATGGCCGGGTGATCTACCTGAGCAGCCTGTCCAAGTGCCTGGCGCCCGGCCTGCGGCTGGGCTACCTGGTGGCTGACGAGGAATTGGTGCGTGAACTGCGCGCGCTGCGCCGGTTGATGTACCGCCACCCGCCCTTGAACAACCAGCGCATGCTGGCGATCTTCCTGGCCCAGGGCGACTACGATGCGCACCTGCGGCGCTTCCGCGACGCGCAGGCGCGCAAGCGCGACGTGCTGGGGCGGGCCATCGACCGCCACCTGGGCGCCTGCGGCTATGCCGACGGCGCCGGCGCGGCGGCGTTCTGGCTGAATGCGCCGGCGGGCGTCAACACGCAGAAGCTGGCCTGGGCGGCTTCGCGCCGCAGCGTGATGATCGAGCCGGGCTTCCGGCATTTCTTTGAAGACGCGCCGCAGGACCAGCATTTCCGGCTGGGCTTCCAGGCGATCGCCGAGGACCGGATCGAACCGGGCGTGTCGCTGCTGGCGGAGGTGATGGAAAGGATATGA
- a CDS encoding transporter substrate-binding domain-containing protein, which translates to MRTITDIRHAAVRAALAITLGLAAVLPAQADLADIEKRGHMTVATEDDYAPFNFIADGKPSGFHADLLQDLKAYAKVDVRQEILPWTGLLAAVSGGKYDLAYTGALITDERLRVFDFAPPFASAQHFYVKRAGDKRLGEVATLSGKSVGVQAGSAILARLPELEKMLAASGGKLGEVVQYQSYPEAYADLANGRLDYVINGIVSVNDLVKARPKVFEKGVAVSGDGFAAWPIPKNNPALLAYMAGFMKHVRDSGRLAELQKKWFGDAFPNLPAEPITTVEQFHTLAGLKP; encoded by the coding sequence ATGCGCACCATCACCGACATCCGGCATGCCGCCGTCCGCGCCGCGCTGGCCATCACGCTGGGCCTGGCCGCGGTCTTGCCCGCCCAGGCCGATCTGGCTGACATCGAGAAGCGCGGCCACATGACCGTCGCCACCGAGGACGACTACGCACCCTTCAACTTCATCGCCGACGGCAAGCCCTCGGGCTTCCACGCCGACCTGCTGCAGGACCTGAAGGCCTATGCCAAGGTCGACGTGCGCCAGGAGATCCTGCCGTGGACGGGCCTGCTGGCCGCCGTGTCCGGCGGCAAGTACGACCTGGCCTACACCGGCGCGCTGATCACCGACGAACGCCTGCGCGTCTTCGACTTCGCGCCGCCCTTTGCCTCGGCGCAGCACTTCTACGTGAAGCGCGCGGGCGACAAGCGCCTGGGCGAGGTCGCCACGCTCAGCGGCAAGTCGGTGGGCGTGCAGGCCGGCAGCGCCATCCTGGCGCGCCTGCCCGAACTGGAGAAGATGCTGGCCGCCAGCGGCGGCAAGCTGGGCGAGGTCGTGCAGTACCAGTCCTATCCCGAAGCCTATGCCGACCTGGCCAACGGCCGGCTGGACTACGTCATCAACGGCATCGTCTCGGTCAACGACCTGGTCAAGGCGCGTCCCAAGGTTTTCGAGAAAGGCGTGGCGGTATCCGGCGACGGCTTCGCGGCCTGGCCCATTCCCAAGAACAATCCCGCGCTGCTGGCCTACATGGCAGGCTTCATGAAGCACGTGCGCGACAGCGGCCGCCTGGCCGAACTGCAGAAGAAGTGGTTCGGCGACGCCTTCCCCAATCTGCCCGCCGAGCCCATCACGACGGTCGAGCAGTTCCACACGCTGGCAGGCCTGAAGCCCTGA
- a CDS encoding aspartate aminotransferase family protein, translating to MKQFDGITNQHVRELDKRHVFHSWSAQAKLDPLAFASGAGCLLWDYEGREYLDFSSQLINTNVGHQHPRVVRAIQEQAAQLCTIAPAAANLARGEAAQRILARAPRGFEKVFFTNGGADANENAIRMARQVTGRDKVLSAYRSYHGNTGAAIVATGDPRRVPNEYARGHVHFFNPYLYRSEFHARDEDEECERALRHLRRVIECEGGGAIAAILLESVPGTAGVLVPPRDYLKGVRALADEFGALLIMDEVMVGFGRTGAWFAFEHFDVTPDLITFAKGVNSGYVPAGGVIVPERICAYFAERVFPGGLTYSGHPLAMAAIVATLDAMQEEDMVGNAQRIGRDVLGPGLRALGARHAAIGEVRGMGLFWALELVANADTRAPISATHAAAIKAECLARGLLAFFVENRVHVAPPCLVTAQQVDDALSRLDDAFTAVFGSATGA from the coding sequence ATGAAGCAATTCGACGGCATCACGAACCAGCACGTGCGCGAGCTGGACAAGCGCCACGTCTTCCACTCCTGGTCGGCCCAGGCCAAGCTCGATCCGCTCGCCTTCGCCAGCGGCGCGGGCTGCCTGCTGTGGGACTACGAAGGCCGTGAATACCTGGACTTCAGCAGCCAGCTGATCAACACCAACGTGGGCCACCAGCATCCCAGGGTGGTGCGCGCCATCCAGGAGCAGGCCGCGCAGCTCTGCACCATCGCCCCGGCGGCCGCCAACCTGGCACGCGGCGAAGCGGCGCAGCGCATCCTGGCCCGCGCGCCGCGCGGCTTCGAGAAGGTCTTCTTCACCAACGGCGGCGCCGACGCCAACGAGAACGCCATCCGCATGGCCCGCCAGGTCACCGGCCGCGACAAGGTGCTGTCCGCCTACCGCTCGTACCACGGCAACACCGGCGCGGCCATCGTCGCCACCGGCGACCCGCGCCGCGTGCCGAACGAATACGCGCGCGGCCACGTGCATTTCTTCAATCCCTATCTGTACCGCAGCGAATTCCACGCACGCGACGAGGACGAGGAGTGCGAGCGCGCCCTGCGCCACCTGCGCCGGGTCATCGAATGCGAAGGCGGCGGGGCCATCGCCGCCATCCTGCTGGAGTCCGTGCCGGGCACGGCCGGCGTGCTGGTGCCGCCGCGCGACTACCTGAAGGGCGTGCGCGCGCTGGCCGACGAGTTCGGCGCGCTGCTGATCATGGACGAGGTCATGGTGGGTTTCGGGCGCACCGGCGCCTGGTTCGCGTTCGAGCATTTCGACGTGACGCCCGATCTCATCACCTTCGCCAAGGGCGTGAACTCGGGCTACGTGCCGGCGGGCGGCGTCATCGTGCCCGAGCGCATCTGCGCCTATTTCGCCGAGCGCGTCTTCCCCGGCGGCCTGACCTACTCGGGCCATCCGCTGGCCATGGCCGCCATCGTCGCCACGCTGGACGCCATGCAGGAAGAGGACATGGTCGGCAACGCGCAGCGCATCGGCCGGGACGTGCTGGGCCCCGGCCTGCGGGCCCTGGGCGCGCGCCACGCGGCCATCGGCGAGGTGCGCGGCATGGGCCTCTTCTGGGCGCTGGAGCTGGTCGCCAACGCCGATACGCGCGCGCCCATCTCGGCGACCCACGCGGCTGCCATCAAGGCCGAGTGCCTGGCGCGCGGCCTGCTCGCCTTCTTCGTCGAGAACCGCGTCCACGTGGCGCCGCCCTGCCTCGTCACGGCGCAACAGGTGGACGATGCGCTGTCGCGCCTGGACGATGCGTTCACGGCGGTGTTCGGCAGCGCGACGGGCGCGTAA